From the genome of Brassica oleracea var. oleracea cultivar TO1000 chromosome C4, BOL, whole genome shotgun sequence:
TCGTGAAGGAACTCCATCCCCTTGGCTGCTCCATACGCGATCTTGACCCTCTGGTTCCAGTTCAGCACTGGCCCTGGCTCAGCCCCTTGGACTCCCTTTCTCCCTAAATATTCGATCCATGTATATATATCTCACATACATATATATATATATATATATATATAACATGAACTAAAATATTAGTAGTGAGAGTTGAATTTTTACGTACCGTGTAATACATCGTGTAAAGAGCCTTTGGTTGCGAACTCGTAGATGAGAATGCGGTTATTTGCTTCTAAGCAGTACCCCATCAACTCCACAAAATGTTCGTTTTTGAGCCGTGATACAACCGATAACTTGCCATTTTATAATTAATAGAAATTACATATAGGTTATAAACTACCATAATATATATTGACCTAATCAGACATACATGATCGATGTTTGAGCTGAAGGATCATCAGTTTTGTGATATTTAATGTGGTACCTGTGAGGTGAAATCTGAGTCAGGTTCTTCAGAAGAGCTAGCGTCAAGCTTCTTGATAGCAACATCATCCCCATTATACTTGCCTTGGAAGACACGTCCATAAGAACCTTCACCGATCAGTGCCTTGTTGCCAAAGTTACTCGTCTTTCTATTCAACTCATCCAATGCAACAGCAGGGATCTCTATGGGTAAAACCTTTGCAGGACCTCCTGATCTCGGTGCGTTCGTATTCCTCGGCTCCCCTCTATTTCCACCTATTCACAAAACGCAAAACGCTTGGTGGTGAAACTCATAGAACACATTAAACTCATAAAAAAATAAGGGATATTACCGCCAAAGTTAGGGTTTCCGGCCTTGTTAGGAGGGGCTGAATTATACTGGTTTGCGGGCGGACCGGCAGGTTCCTCATCCGCACCTCCGCAACAGAACATGTTTTTCAGATGTTGTGCTTTTGTCTTATTCTTGTGTTTTGGTTCTGTTTCTGTTAATCTCTGTTTTACCTGTTAATAACATCTGAAAAAATGTGTTATTAATTATGAATATTATGAATTTAAATTCATTTGTGAGATAACATATACATGGCAGAACATTTATTACGCCTCATATTGAAGATGGAGGGACAAAACCTTGAAGAATCGTTGATTGTAAAAGAAGATGGAAGAGATTAGTGATTGTTACCTCAATTCTGCCATTAAATCAACCTTAGACAATGATGATGATAAGATGAATACTTCAGAACGTGAAAAAGGATCTGTGTCTAGGACGTTTGAATAAAAACTATGTGTGATTTCTGGGAAAGAAATTGGTTAGAATAAAAAAAAAAGAGAGAACAAATTTTATTTGGAGAATTTTTGTAAGTCTCTCTCTCTGTTCAGCGATAAATTAGGGAGATAAAAAGACACATTTGCTTATTAATCTTGTTATTAAAATGAATTTTAGTATAACCAACTTAGGATAATGTTAAGTGTTGCCTCCACGTCTTGCACGTCCTCTCCGGGACCATACTACTAAACTTATCTTTGTAATCATTTGGTTATACTCATAATTTATCATTTTGGTACGTAAAATGTTTTCTTGGCAAATGAAAAAATCTCTCTCGAATCCAGCAACATTCAAATGAAGTCACGTTTACTGTTAGATTATATTTCCTTGTAAATGACGAGGACGAGTTATTATGGTTCATACATCAACATTTGATACAAGAACAGAACCAAAACTAAAGCTTGTCTGTCTCTGTCTTTGTTTTTTTCCAACAAATCAGGAAAATTTGCAAAGCAATAGAAGATTTCAACCCATTCATGGTGAAAGAAGCTCTCAAAATTCTGCTATGTACATCATCCGTTTCAACTCCAATCAAAATCATCATCAGAGAGATTATTGCTTCAGCATCATGAATCATCATCAGCTACTCTTCTTTCCAAATCCTCCCAGTAACTCGCAGCTTGAGCTCTTCTTTATCACTACCAGAAAAGTACAAAGCCATGTTCCTAGGGATGATGAGTCCATCCTAACTATCTCTGACTTTCCTGTGACTGTCTCTGATGCTTCTCGGAATCCCTTGCCACGTCAGTTTACGGCTGTGAGCTCCAACTTCCAAGCTGTAACTAAACTTCTTAGCCTCCTTCTCGTCTCCCATGAACCTTAGAAACGCCATGTACACTGGTGCCGTCCCAAGCTGAAATGCCTCAAAGTGTAAGCAGAACTGTCTTCCAAAACAGTTGAAAACCTTAAAGAAAACATCAGACAAGACAAGATTCAAGTCAAGTAGTGTAAACACAAGTTCTTTATCTGGACTAGTGTTCTAAAAATCGGTCTAGACGGCAACCAATAGGCAAATCATACCTAAACTAAACAATATTTTCCAGAAAGTTTTTTTTTTTTTAAATCGGTCTAGACAGCGACTAGTAGACAAATCGGACCTAAACTAAACAATTTTTTCACAAATTATTAAAGAATTGGTCTATACACTAAAAAAAATTGGTCTTAGCGCCTGCCTAATCGATATTCTCATATAAAACGCCTAACTACCGCCTACCGATTTCTAGAACATTGATATGGACTAAACGCAAGTTCATATGATTACCGTAACTCCGTAAGCATCCACGTAGCATTCTCAACCTCGTGTGGATTCGACTTGACATAACGGTGGTTGAAAGTGCAACCATCATGCATATCGACTTTATGATCATCTTTGAGATGGTCAACAAGGGTTTGAATATCACCGGTCACCGAACACTCGGAGCCAGCGTAGGGACAGTTGTATGATCGAAACCTGCAGTGCTGCTCGTGCTTGAGCTTGCTGTAGTACGGGAAAATGTCGTGACACCCTAACTTTTGGTACCGGCATGGAACTTCTAAAGATTCCGCAACTTTCTCGAGCGCCAAGCATCTTATGTTGCCGAGCTCGTAGCGGCATATAGGGCACGTGTTGTGCACTTTCAGTTTGCAGTTTGAGCACAGTGTGTGGCCATTAGGGCACTGTATGGAAGTAACACACTTTAACTAAACAAAGAAGAATTAAAGAGGAACATTAGTGACATTACATACCTGATAAATTGGAGGATACATAAGATTTGTACAAACTAGACATTCGAGGAGCTCATAGACACCATTGCTTGAATGGAGTCCATGTTTTCCAATGGAGGCATTACCTGATCTTGCTGGTTTGTTGTTAGCTTCCACTTTAGACATCTTAACCTCATAATCTAAGCCTGTTGAGTTGGATTCTAGGGGCTTCTTTGAAAGCATTGCCACCAGGAGGAGCCATAGAGAGTCCAAAGCTTTGTTTATCTATGTTAGCAATCAAGTAAAACCATCTTGCTCTCTCGTGTTACAGATGATATACTCCTGCAGGAAAAGAAACAATGTAAGCTTATATAACAGTTCTTCACCAAAAACCTCTAAGAAAATGAAATGTGAATGTTAATCATAGGCAAGTAGGTAACATGTTGTTGTTAAGAAAATTGAGGAAGAGTAGGTTAGGAAGAGGTAGATACTTGGTTGTTCACTTAATCAAGTATTTTTTTTTCTTTATATCAGGAAAACAAGATGAAAATGATAATCTCTTAACAGTACTTCACCATAAGTCACATAAGTGTAGGTCAAACCTTATAAAACTTGGTAGCCACTTGGTTTGAGAGAAAAAGGTTGATTTGAGCCTTTGGGAACTATTGTCACTATAAAGCTCATTCCTAGTCAGCTGAAAATTGCCAAGATCATTGTTTCCTCAGCTCAGGTCCCTTGATTCTTCTAAATCCTTTCAAAATGAATTTAAAAAAAAAAAAACAGAATGGGATCAAGTTAGAGTTTGATTGTTATTAGCATTGATTATTTGGAAATTTAAAAGAGAAACATCATGTTATGAACAATGTGATATGGAAGCTTATAAAAACAAAGACTCGAAAAAAATTAGCAAATTTTGAATTTCTCCATGCTGATATTTTCTAGATTCAGACAAAGACCATATTTTTAGACCCCTAGAGAAAACAGCACTCAAAATTTGGCAGAAACAAGACCAAAAATAGAGACAGAGAGAGAGAAACATTTACCCTCTGGAGAAAATTTCCAGGCGTGGCGGTGGCGTTCAGTTATGGAGGACTTTGTTTTCAGATTCAAAATGAGGAGATTGAAGAAGAAGAAGAGACGCGGATTAGACAAGCTACTAAATTAAAGACGGAGACAGACAGGAGATAGTTGTGTCCGTCCTGTCCTGTCTTGTTGTTTGGCTCGATGATGAAAGCCATTTAATGGTTTTGCTCTGTTTTACTTTTATCGCTTTATTACACTTTTTTTTTAAAAAGTAAAAAAAGCAAAAAAAAATCGTCGCCTGAGAGATTCGAACTCTCGCGGGCAGAGCCCATGTACTTAGCAGGCACACGCCTTAACCACTCGGCCAAAGCGACTTGTTGTTCATTCGA
Proteins encoded in this window:
- the LOC106340392 gene encoding probable protein kinase At2g41970, with the translated sequence MFCCGGADEEPAGPPANQYNSAPPNKAGNPNFGGGNRGEPRNTNAPRSGGPAKVLPIEIPAVALDELNRKTSNFGNKALIGEGSYGRVFQGKYNGDDVAIKKLDASSSEEPDSDFTSQLSVVSRLKNEHFVELMGYCLEANNRILIYEFATKGSLHDVLHGRKGVQGAEPGPVLNWNQRVKIAYGAAKGMEFLHEKVQPPIVHRDVRSSNVLLFNDFVAKMADFNLTNASSDTAARLHSTRVLGTFGYHAPEYAMTGQITQKSDVYSFGVVLLELLTGRKPVDHTMPKGQQSLVTWATPRLSEDKVKQCIDPKLNNDFPPKAVAKLAAVAALCVQYEADFRPNMTIVVKALQPLLNSKPAGPESTS
- the LOC106337451 gene encoding putative E3 ubiquitin-protein ligase SINAT1 isoform X4 — translated: MRLRCLKWKLTTNQQDQLKCVTSIQCPNGHTLCSNCKLKVHNTCPICRYELGNIRCLALEKVAESLEVPCRYQKLGCHDIFPYYSKLKHEQHCRFRSYNCPYAGSECSVTGDIQTLVDHLKDDHKVDMHDGCTFNHRYVKSNPHEVENATWMLTVFNCFGRQFCLHFEAFQLGTAPVYMAFLRFMGDEKEAKKFSYSLEVGAHSRKLTWQGIPRSIRDSHRKVRDS
- the LOC106337451 gene encoding putative E3 ubiquitin-protein ligase SINAT1 isoform X1, whose protein sequence is MLSKKPLESNSTGLDYEVKMSKVEANNKPARSGNASIGKHGLHSSNGVYELLECLVCTNLMYPPIYQCPNGHTLCSNCKLKVHNTCPICRYELGNIRCLALEKVAESLEVPCRYQKLGCHDIFPYYSKLKHEQHCRFRSYNCPYAGSECSVTGDIQTLVDHLKDDHKVDMHDGCTFNHRYVKSNPHEVENATWMLTVFNCFGRQFCLHFEAFQLGTAPVYMAFLRFMGDEKEAKKFSYSLEVGAHSRKLTWQGIPRSIRDSHRKVRDS
- the LOC106337451 gene encoding putative E3 ubiquitin-protein ligase SINAT1 isoform X2 — its product is MLSKKPLESNSTGLDYEVKMSKVEANNKPARSGNASIGKHGLHSSNGVYELLECLVCTNLMYPPIYQCPNGHTLCSNCKLKVHNTCPICRYELGNIRCLALEKVAESLEVPCRYQKLGCHDIFPYYSKLKHEQHCRFRSYNCPYAGSECSVTGDIQTLVDHLKDDHKVDMHDGCTFNHRYVKSNPHEVENATWMLTLGTAPVYMAFLRFMGDEKEAKKFSYSLEVGAHSRKLTWQGIPRSIRDSHRKVRDS
- the LOC106337451 gene encoding putative E3 ubiquitin-protein ligase SINAT1 isoform X3 encodes the protein MLSKKPLESNSTGLDYEVKMSKVEANNKPARSGNASIGKHGLHSSNGVYELLECLVCTNLMYPPIYQCPNGHTLCSNCKLKVHNTCPICRYELGNIRCLALEKVAESLEVPCRYQKLGCHDIFPYYSKLKHEQHCRFRSYNCPYAGSECSVTGDIQTLVDHLKDDHKVDMHDGCTFNHRYVKSNPHEVENATWMLTELRFSTVLEDSSAYTLRHFSLGRHQCTWRF